One Oryza brachyantha chromosome 3, ObraRS2, whole genome shotgun sequence DNA segment encodes these proteins:
- the LOC121053808 gene encoding uncharacterized protein LOC121053808 — protein sequence MASRLVAAAAASSSSSPLARLISRRGLAGAADHHGPAKVNLWQDPLNPGNWKEEHFVLASLAMWGGVIYGVSRLFSGKKKDTTTEAVPSPAQ from the exons ATGGCATCTCGTctcgttgcggcggcggcggcctcctcctcgtcttcccCCCTCGCCCGCCTCATCTCCCGCCGCggtctcgccggcgccgcag ACCACCATGGGCCCGCGAAGGTGAACCTTTGGCAAGATCCGTTGAACCCGGGTAACTGGAAGGAAGAGCAT TTTGTCCTAGCCAGCTTAGCTATGTGGGGTGGTGTAATTTATGGTGTCTCCAGGCTTTTTAGTGGGAAGAAGAAAGACACAACTACTGAG GCGGTGCCATCACCAGCACAGTAG
- the LOC102720779 gene encoding secretory carrier-associated membrane protein 4, protein MAGRSRYDNPFEESGGDEVNPFSEKTSKGGSAGQSSYSGGAFYTTQSRPSPPSTRLSPLPPEPADFYNDFATPVDIPMDTSKDMKTREKDLLAKEAELNRREKEIKRREEAAARAGIVLEEKNWPPFFPIIHNDIGNEIPVHLQRTQYVAFASLLGLVLCLFWNIVCVTAAWIKGEGPKIWFLAVIYFILGCPGAYYLWYRPLYRAMRNESALKFGWFFLFYLVHIAFCVYAAVSPSILFVGKSLTGIFPAISLIGKTVIVGVFYFLGFAMFCLESLLSMWVIQRVYLYFRGSGKEAEMKREAARSAARAAF, encoded by the exons ATGGCTGGCAGGTCGAGGTACGACAACCCCTTcgaggagagcggcggcgatgaggtCAACCCCTTCTCG gagaaaacttctaaaggAGGATCAGCCGGTCAATCCAGCTATTCCGGAGGGGCATTCTATACAACA CAATCACGCCCTTCTCCTCCGAGCACTCGGCTTTCGCCTCTTCCTCCTGAGCCAGCTGACTTCTACAATGACTTTGCTACCCCAGTAGATATTCCAATGGACACGAGCAAG GATATGAAGACTAGGGAGAAGGACCTTCTTGCAAAGGAAGCTGAACTAAACAGGCGAGAGAAG GAAATcaaaaggagagaggaggctgcaGCACGAG CTGGTATTGTGTTGGAAGAGAAAAACTGGCCTCCATTTTTCCCCATCATTCATAATGATATTGGCAATGAGATACCTGTCCACTTGCAAAGAACCCAATATGTCGCATTTGCGTCACTCTTAG GATTGGTCCTGTGCTTGTTTTGGAACATCGTCTGTGTTACGGCTGCTTGGATTAAAGGGGAAG GTCCTAAGATATGGTTTCTTGCCGTCATCTACTTCATTCTTGGGTGCCCAGGTGCCTACTATCTGTGGTACCGACCTCTTTATCGTGCTATGAG GAATGAGAGTGCTCTGAAATTTGGGTGGTTTTTCCTGTTCTACTTG GTCCACATCGCTTTCTGTGTGTATGCAGCTGTTTCTCCATCAATTCTATTTGTAGGGAAATCATTGAC AGGAATTTTTCCAGCAATCAGCTTAATAGGCAAGACTGTTATCGTTGGG GTGTTCTACTTTCTTGGCTTCGCAATGTTCTGCCTGGAGTCATTGCTGAGCATGTGGGTCATTCAG CGTGTGTACCTCTACTTCCGGGGCAGCGGGAAAGAGGCCGAGATGAAGCGCGAGGCCGCACGCAGCGCAGCGAGGGCAGCGTTTTGA
- the LOC102703571 gene encoding agamous-like MADS-box protein AGL80, with protein sequence MARNKVKLQRIANDAQRRATFRKRLKGLSKKASELATLCSVDACLVVYGEGEAEAAEVWPSAPEARGVLERFKAMPQLDRYKKMTDLEGLLRQRVEKLQEQLHRARIDADQSETKLLLAEALQALRGGGGGGCGLERLTIEQLTSVGWMAGARLRTVSDRLETLRGQAALVPSVPTTTTTQAPDHLLGMVVSPHAITGYTAMAEDVGLGGTAAPSGDMDMVVQASSSGTAGFSWASQGFFSFPSM encoded by the coding sequence ATGGCTCGCAACAAGGTGAAGCTGCAGCGGATCGCCAACGACGCCCAGCGCCGGGCGACGTTCAGGAAGCGGCTCAAGGGCTTGTCGAAGAAGGCAAGCGAGCTGGCCACGCTGTGCAGCGTGGACGCGTGCCTGGTGGTGtacggcgagggcgaggcggaggcggcggaggtctggccgtcggcgccggaggCGAGGGGCGTGCTGGAGCGCTTCAAGGCGATGCCGCAGCTGGACAGGTACAAGAAGATGACCGACCTGGAGGGCCTCCTCAGGCAGCGCGTCGAGAAGCTCCAGGAGCAGCTGCACAGGGCGAGGATCGACGCCGACCAAAGCGAGACGAAGCTGCTCCTCGCCGAGGCCCTCCAGgcgctgcgcggcggcggcggcggcggctgcggcctTGAAAGGCTCACCATCGAGCAGCTCACCAGCGTCGGCTGGATGGCGGGCGCGCGCCTCAGGACCGTCAGCGATCGCCTCGAGACGCTCCGTGGGCAAGCCGCCCTCGTGCCGTCggtgccgacgacgacgacgacgcaagCGCCTGATCATCTGCTGGGCATGGTGGTGTCGCCTCACGCCATCACCGGCTACACAGCCATGGCAGAGGACGTTGGTTTGGGTGGCACGGCTGCACCTAGCGGCGACATGGACATGGTGGTGCAAGCTTCCAGCAGTGGCACTGCAGGATTCTCATGGGCCAGCCAGGGCTTCTTCTCATTCCCTTCCATGTAA
- the LOC102720503 gene encoding formimidoyltransferase-cyclodeaminase-like isoform X1: MEEQKHTDKITSTILSSLCYPPLPKAKAKLTLLKSKVICCKLYISESQNAKVVDAISHIVQKDPEVVLLSKFEDDHYNRVRYTLASYIVNDSSTGEVKLSPMRRVLLEMTETAFSTINLEMHTGTHPRIGVVDDMSFHPLNQATMEDAAQLAKMVASDIGNGLQVPVFLYGAAHPTGKSATAVRRGLGYYQANYMGIQWTGQVLPDILPMKPDEGPDHVSRERGAMMIGAAPLPLSYNVPVLSKDIPTVRRITRRVTGRGGGLPTVQALALSHGDDCTEIACFMDPDHVSADQVQRQVEQIAAEQGLEVDKGYFTDFTKDRMLEKYFEIVLAID, translated from the exons ATGGAGGAGCAAAAGCACACAGACAAG ATTACAAGTACAATTTTATCCTCACTTTGTTATCCACCTCTTCCAAAGGCAAAGGCAAAGCTCACCCTGTTGAAATCAAAGGTTATCTGCTGCAAGCTCTACATTTCTGAAAGCCAGAATGCGAaggttgttgatgcaatcaGTCACATTGTCCAGAAAGACCCTGAGGTTGTTTTGCTCAGCAAGTTCGAAGATGACCACTATAACCGTGTCCGTTACACGCTTGCTTCTTATATCGTCAACGACAGCTCAACTGGTGAAGTGAAGTTAAGTCCGATGAGGCGAGTATTGTTGGAGATGACTGAGACGGCGTTTTCTACCATAAACCTTGAAATGCACACTGGAACTCACCCAAGGATTGGTGTTGTTGATGACATGTCCTTCCACCCCTTGAATCAAGCCACAATGGAAGATGCTGCTCAACTGGCTAAGATGGTGGCTTCTGACATTGGCAATGGCTTACAAG TCCCAGTATTCCTGTATGGAGCAGCACACCCCACAGGCAAGTCTGCGACAGCAGTACGGCGCGGGCTCGGCTACTACCAGGCAAATTACATGGGCATCCAATGGACAGGTCAGGTACTGCCTGATATTCTACCAATGAAACCAGATGAGGGCCCAGATCATGTTTCTCGTGAAAGAGGAGCCATGATGATTGGTGCTGCACCATTACCTTTGAGCTATAATGTGCCTGTACTATCAAAGGATATCCCAACTGTAAGAAGGATCACCCGAAGGGTGACTGGTCGGGGTGGAGGATTGCCGACGGTGCAGGCACTAGCCCTTTCCCATGGTGACGATTGCACAGAAATTGCATGCTTCATGGATCCAGATCATGTCAGTGCCGATCAGGTTCAGCGGCAGGTAGAACAGATAGCAGCAGAGCAAGGACTTGAGGTTGACAAGGGGTACTTCACTGACTTCACAAAGGATAGGATGCTTGAAAAATACTTCGAGATTGTGTTGGCTATTGATTGA
- the LOC102720503 gene encoding formimidoyltransferase-cyclodeaminase-like isoform X2: MEEQKHTDKAKAKLTLLKSKVICCKLYISESQNAKVVDAISHIVQKDPEVVLLSKFEDDHYNRVRYTLASYIVNDSSTGEVKLSPMRRVLLEMTETAFSTINLEMHTGTHPRIGVVDDMSFHPLNQATMEDAAQLAKMVASDIGNGLQVPVFLYGAAHPTGKSATAVRRGLGYYQANYMGIQWTGQVLPDILPMKPDEGPDHVSRERGAMMIGAAPLPLSYNVPVLSKDIPTVRRITRRVTGRGGGLPTVQALALSHGDDCTEIACFMDPDHVSADQVQRQVEQIAAEQGLEVDKGYFTDFTKDRMLEKYFEIVLAID; this comes from the exons ATGGAGGAGCAAAAGCACACAGACAAG GCAAAGGCAAAGCTCACCCTGTTGAAATCAAAGGTTATCTGCTGCAAGCTCTACATTTCTGAAAGCCAGAATGCGAaggttgttgatgcaatcaGTCACATTGTCCAGAAAGACCCTGAGGTTGTTTTGCTCAGCAAGTTCGAAGATGACCACTATAACCGTGTCCGTTACACGCTTGCTTCTTATATCGTCAACGACAGCTCAACTGGTGAAGTGAAGTTAAGTCCGATGAGGCGAGTATTGTTGGAGATGACTGAGACGGCGTTTTCTACCATAAACCTTGAAATGCACACTGGAACTCACCCAAGGATTGGTGTTGTTGATGACATGTCCTTCCACCCCTTGAATCAAGCCACAATGGAAGATGCTGCTCAACTGGCTAAGATGGTGGCTTCTGACATTGGCAATGGCTTACAAG TCCCAGTATTCCTGTATGGAGCAGCACACCCCACAGGCAAGTCTGCGACAGCAGTACGGCGCGGGCTCGGCTACTACCAGGCAAATTACATGGGCATCCAATGGACAGGTCAGGTACTGCCTGATATTCTACCAATGAAACCAGATGAGGGCCCAGATCATGTTTCTCGTGAAAGAGGAGCCATGATGATTGGTGCTGCACCATTACCTTTGAGCTATAATGTGCCTGTACTATCAAAGGATATCCCAACTGTAAGAAGGATCACCCGAAGGGTGACTGGTCGGGGTGGAGGATTGCCGACGGTGCAGGCACTAGCCCTTTCCCATGGTGACGATTGCACAGAAATTGCATGCTTCATGGATCCAGATCATGTCAGTGCCGATCAGGTTCAGCGGCAGGTAGAACAGATAGCAGCAGAGCAAGGACTTGAGGTTGACAAGGGGTACTTCACTGACTTCACAAAGGATAGGATGCTTGAAAAATACTTCGAGATTGTGTTGGCTATTGATTGA
- the LOC102703025 gene encoding pentatricopeptide repeat-containing protein At3g24000, mitochondrial-like translates to MPRRNAVTWNALIKGYAQAGRREEAILLFRDMKREGSDIAPDRYTFPALLSGIAREGGSGCTQELGGALHAHVIKAGLEKDPFVGASLVSMYAARGTVKDAKVAFDQVGSLDPIVWSSMISAYANCEEEEAALLAFFNMLCQDIKPTQFVYSSVFSVCGRMSKLEMGKQVHGHSLKSNTEEDAAMLNALLSMYSDCGCINDAQKVFSSNDNVNVVSYNSMISALGQHGYPKEAVEHFRQMKLAGLMPDEVTLLSLLSAFNHAGLVHEGLQIFNSMVDIEGIKPTYQHYACIVDMLARSGLIGEAIKTINGMPFEAEAPLWRIVLGACNKHLDIDTGKHIAEMLFEMEPYEATNYILLSNLYARLGKWTEAEKVRNLMDGRGVDKDDAFSWIEMGQRTHIFGVDDRSHPISREIYRNLDSLISNIKVAGYVPDISFAAHNIQRDRKEESLYYHCEKLAFAFGDLAAPSGSTIRIMKNLRVCGDCHCAYKYFSLVTGREIILRDNQRFHHFNRGSCSCGDYW, encoded by the coding sequence ATGCCGCGCAGGAACGCGGTCACCTGGAACGCGCTCATCAAGGGGTACGCGCAGGCCGGGCGCAGGGAGGAAGCCATTCTGCTGTTCCGGGATATGAAGAGGGAGGGCAGTGATATTGCTCCGGATAGGTACACTTTCCCGGCGTTGCTTTCCGGCATTGCCAGGGAGGGTGGCTCTGGCTGCACGCAGGAGCTCGGGGGAGCCCTGCATGCGCATGTCATCAAAGCAGGGCTGGAGAAAGATCCATTTGTTGGGGCTTCCCTCGTTTCTATGTACGCTGCTAGAGGGACAGTGAAGGATGCAAAGGTCGCCTTTGATCAAGTGGGTTCCTTGGACCCAATCGTTTGGTCGTCCATGATCTCTGCGTACGCGAActgcgaggaggaagaggctgCTCTCTTGGCTTTCTTCAATATGCTGTGTCAAGACATCAAACCAACACAGTTTGTCTACTCGAGCGTGTTTTCTGTCTGTGGGAGAATGTCAAAGCTGGAGATGGGCAAGCAAGTTCACGGACACAGTCTCAAGAGCAATACTGAGGAGGATGCCGCAATGTTAAACGCGCTTTTGAGCATGTACTCGGATTGTGGATGCATTAATGACGCACAGAAAGTATTCTCTTCAAACGATAACGTGAACGTAGTTTCTTACAATTCAATGATTTCAGCTCTTGGACAGCATGGGTATCCGAAAGAAGCAGTTGAGCATTTCAGGCAGATGAAGCTTGCTGGTCTTATGCCTGACGAGGTAACCTTGCTAAGTCTGCTCTCTGCTTTCAACCATGCTGGTCTTGTTCATGAAGGCCTGCAGATATTCAATTCCATGGTGGATATTGAAGGCATAAAACCGACATATCAACATTATGCCTGTATCGTTGACATGCTGGCTCGGTCAGGCTTAATTGGAGAAGCCATAAAAACAATCAATGGAATGCCCTTTGAAGCTGAAGCACCATTATGGAGGATTGTTCTTGGTGCATGCAACAAACACCTTGATATTGACACTGGCAAGCACATTGCAGAGATGCTGTTTGAGATGGAACCCTATGAAGCAACAAACTATATACTGCTTAGTAATCTTTATGCAAGGTTAGGAAAGTGGACAGAAGCGGAAAAGGTTAGAAATCTGATGGATGGGAGGGGTGTAGATAAGGATGATGCATTTAGCTGGATTGAGATGGGTCAGAGAACACATATATTTGGTGTTGATGACCGCTCACACCCCATCTCCAGAGAGATATATAGGAATTTAGATAGCCTAATAAGTAATATTAAGGTTGCAGGCTATGTGCCTGATATCAGTTTTGCTGCACACAACATACAAAGGGATAGGAAGGAAGAATCGTTGTATTATCACTGTGAAAAACTGGCATTTGCTTTTGGGGACCTGGCTGCTCCTTCTGGAAGCACTATCCGCATCATGAAGAACCTTCGTGTTTGTGGTGATTGTCATTGTGCATACAAATACTTCTCCCTTGTCACAGGAAGAGAAATAATATTGAGAGACAATCAGAGGTTTCACCATTTCAACAGGGGTTCTTGTTCCTGCGGTGATTACTGGTAA
- the LOC102703297 gene encoding secretory carrier-associated membrane protein 4-like: protein MARSWGHSDNPFEEVDVDHQVNPFSHPRPTPLPHEPPVTFYNDPGASVDIPLDRKQDLKKKERELLAKEAELNKREQELKRREEALARAGVFVEPKNWPPFFPIIHVDISNDIPLHLQRVQYVAFASLLGLVICLFWNLICVSAIAILWSDPRAWFLAAIYFITGCPGAYFSWYRPLYRAMRKESAFRYGWFFLFYFFHIAFCIYAAISPTIFFVGQSLTGIFQAINVIGHNGTVGILYFLGFAMFVLEALLSIWVMQRVYWYFRGKGREAQMRPDAAAGGSRF from the exons ATGGCGAGGTCGTGGGGGCACAGCGACAACCCCTTCGAGGAGGTCGACGTAGATCATCAGGTCAACCCCTTCTCG CACCCACGTCCAACTCCACTCCCCCATGAACCTCCTGTTACCTTCTACAACGACCCTGGTGCATCCGTCGATATCCCTCTTGACAGAAAACAG GACctgaagaaaaaggagagagaactGTTGGCTAAAGAAGCCGAGCTAAACAAAAGAGAACAG GAACTAAAAAGAAGGGAAGAAGCTCTTGCAAGAG CTGGAGTTTTTGTAGAGCCAAAAAACTGGCCTCCATTCTTCCCCATCATCCATGTTGACATCTCAAACGACATACCCTTGCACTTGCAGCGAGTGCAGTATGTTGCTTTTGCATCACTGCTAG GGTTGGTCATATGCCTCTTCTGGAACCTAATATGTGTCAGTGCTATTGCGATTTTATGGAGCG ACCCTAGGGCCTGGTTTCTGGCTGCCATATACTTCATTACTGGATGCCCAGGTGCCTACTTTTCATGGTACCGACCTCTTTATCGTGCCATGAG GAAAGAGAGTGCTTTCAGATATGGGTGGTTCTTCCTGTTCTATTTC TTCCATATAGCTTTCTGCATCTACGCAGCCATTTCTCCGACAATCTTTTTCGTTGGACAATCACTGAC GGGAATTTTTCAAGCGATCAACGTGATAGGCCACAATGGTACAGTCGGG ATATTATACTTCCTGGGTTTCGCGATGTTCGTCCTTGAGGCGTTGCTGAGCATATGGGTCATGCAG AGAGTATACTGGTATTTCCGGGGGAAAGGGAGGGAGGCACAGATGAGGCCTGATGCTGCAGCAGGCGGCTCACGGTTCTGA